A genome region from Nycticebus coucang isolate mNycCou1 chromosome 4, mNycCou1.pri, whole genome shotgun sequence includes the following:
- the LOC128583622 gene encoding protein kish-A-like yields the protein MSAIFNFQSLLTVILLLICTCAYIRSLAPSLLDTNKTGLLGLFWKCARVGERKSPYVAACCLVMAFSILFML from the coding sequence ATGTCTGCCATTTTCAATTTTCAGAGTCTGTTGACTGTAATCTTGCTGCTTATATGTACCTGTGCTTATATCCGATCCTTGGCACCCAGCCTCCTGGACACAAATAAAACTGGACTGTTGGGTTTATTTTGGAAGTGTGCCAGAGTTGGTGAACGGAAAAGTCCTTATGTTGCTGCGTGCTGCCTGGTGATGGCCTTCAGCATCCTCTTCATGCTATAG